A region of Streptomyces sp. NBC_01267 DNA encodes the following proteins:
- a CDS encoding acyl carrier protein, which produces MPELHPTLVDVLTNTFKVPAGELRPEATMDDLEMDSLAVAELGVIVKETLGVDADTDSAYKGATLGRITEFLNDSTAVASR; this is translated from the coding sequence ATGCCCGAGCTGCACCCGACCCTCGTCGACGTCCTGACCAACACCTTCAAGGTCCCCGCCGGTGAACTGCGCCCCGAGGCCACCATGGACGACCTGGAGATGGACTCCCTCGCGGTCGCCGAACTGGGCGTCATCGTCAAGGAGACCCTCGGTGTCGACGCCGACACCGACTCGGCGTACAAGGGCGCCACGCTCGGCCGGATCACCGAGTTCCTGAACGATTCCACCGCGGTCGCCTCCCGATGA
- the efeB gene encoding iron uptake transporter deferrochelatase/peroxidase subunit, with translation MADETNPGSPSRRSLIGWGGAGLALGAVAAGGGVAALRTGDDTAPVAESSTAVPFHGAHQAGIATAVQDRLHFASFDVTTEDRAELIQLLKDWTKAAALMAQGHPVGDGAYGGQPEAPPDDTGEALGLKPSRLTLTIGFGPGLFRKGRFGLEDKRPDALVDLPKFPGDNLEATRSGGDLCVQACADDPQVAVHAIRNLARIGFGKIAIRWSQLGFGKTSSTTPDAQTPRNMMGFKDGTRNISGTDPAALDQHVWVSGKDGPDWMTGGSYLVARRIRMHIETWDRASLQEQEDVFGRDKGEGAPVGKAKERDEPFLKAMLPTSHVRLAHPDSNHGIRILRRGYSFTDGTDGLGRLDAGLFFLAYQRDARKGFIPIQQGLARHDALNEYIQHVGSAHFAVPPGVRDKNDWWGRALFS, from the coding sequence ATGGCTGACGAGACCAACCCCGGTTCCCCGTCCCGGCGTTCCCTGATCGGCTGGGGCGGCGCGGGGCTCGCTCTCGGCGCGGTCGCCGCCGGTGGCGGTGTCGCCGCGCTGCGCACCGGTGACGACACGGCCCCGGTCGCCGAGAGCAGTACGGCCGTACCCTTCCACGGTGCGCACCAGGCCGGTATCGCCACCGCCGTCCAGGACCGGCTGCACTTCGCGTCCTTCGACGTGACGACCGAGGACCGCGCCGAACTGATCCAGCTGCTGAAGGACTGGACGAAGGCGGCGGCCCTGATGGCCCAGGGGCACCCGGTCGGCGACGGCGCGTACGGCGGTCAGCCGGAGGCCCCGCCGGACGACACCGGTGAGGCGCTCGGGCTGAAGCCGTCCCGGCTGACGCTGACCATCGGCTTCGGCCCCGGCCTGTTCAGGAAGGGCCGTTTCGGTCTGGAGGACAAGCGGCCCGACGCGCTGGTCGACCTGCCGAAGTTCCCCGGCGACAACCTCGAGGCGACGCGCAGCGGTGGCGACCTGTGCGTCCAGGCCTGCGCGGACGACCCGCAGGTGGCGGTGCACGCGATCCGCAACCTGGCCAGGATCGGCTTCGGGAAGATAGCCATCCGCTGGTCGCAGCTGGGCTTCGGCAAGACCTCGTCGACCACGCCGGACGCCCAGACCCCGCGCAACATGATGGGCTTCAAGGACGGCACCCGGAACATCTCGGGCACCGACCCGGCCGCGCTCGACCAGCACGTCTGGGTGTCCGGGAAGGACGGTCCGGACTGGATGACCGGCGGCTCGTACCTGGTCGCCCGCCGGATCCGGATGCACATCGAGACCTGGGACCGCGCCTCGCTCCAGGAGCAGGAGGACGTCTTCGGCCGTGACAAGGGCGAGGGCGCGCCGGTCGGCAAGGCGAAGGAGCGGGACGAGCCGTTCCTGAAGGCCATGCTGCCCACCTCGCACGTACGGCTGGCCCACCCGGACAGCAACCACGGCATACGGATCCTGCGCCGGGGCTACTCCTTCACCGACGGTACGGACGGTCTGGGGCGGCTGGACGCCGGGCTGTTCTTCCTGGCGTACCAGCGGGACGCCCGCAAGGGGTTCATCCCGATCCAGCAGGGGCTGGCGCGGCACGACGCGCTCAACGAGTACATCCAGCACGTCGGTTCGGCGCATTTCGCCGTCCCGCCGGGCGTCCGTGACAAGAACGACTGGTGGGGCCGTGCGCTCTTCTCCTAG
- a CDS encoding small ribosomal subunit Rsm22 family protein produces the protein MNDSLPTAEALRSALAGLLDGLPPKQAAQAVERLIANYRGTTPTDAPVLRDRSDVAAYAAYRMPATFEAVRSALDAFRAAVPEWVPATHTDIGGGTGAASWAVAGAWQDTEDGETRRTTVLDWAEPALALGRELAAESGSPALRGAEWRRSRIGSALSLESTDLVTVSYVLGELTVADRTAVVDAAAAAATAVVIVEPGTPDGYLRIMAARDRLTAAGMRTAAPCPHSDACPIERGTDWCHFSARVTRSSLHRRIKGGSLPYEDEKFSYVAAFRGDVATVPARVVRKPQIRKGLVQLELCTDAGDLVRETVSKRHGDLYRAARDTAWGDAWPPDA, from the coding sequence GTGAACGACTCCCTCCCCACCGCGGAAGCCCTGCGCAGTGCCCTTGCCGGACTTCTCGACGGGCTGCCGCCCAAACAGGCCGCACAGGCCGTCGAGCGGCTGATCGCCAACTACCGGGGGACCACCCCCACCGACGCCCCGGTCCTGCGGGACCGTTCGGACGTCGCCGCGTACGCCGCGTACCGGATGCCCGCGACCTTCGAGGCGGTACGGTCCGCGCTCGACGCCTTCCGGGCCGCGGTTCCGGAGTGGGTGCCCGCCACCCACACCGACATCGGCGGCGGTACCGGGGCGGCGAGCTGGGCGGTGGCCGGGGCCTGGCAGGACACGGAGGACGGCGAGACCCGCCGTACCACCGTGCTCGACTGGGCGGAGCCCGCACTCGCGCTCGGCCGTGAACTGGCCGCGGAGTCGGGCTCGCCCGCTCTGCGCGGCGCCGAGTGGCGGCGCTCACGGATCGGCTCGGCGCTCAGCCTGGAGAGCACCGATCTGGTCACCGTCTCGTACGTCCTCGGCGAGCTGACCGTGGCCGACCGCACCGCCGTGGTGGACGCGGCGGCTGCCGCGGCCACGGCCGTCGTGATCGTCGAACCGGGCACCCCCGACGGCTATCTGCGGATCATGGCGGCCCGCGACCGGCTGACCGCGGCGGGGATGCGGACCGCGGCACCCTGCCCGCACAGCGACGCCTGCCCCATCGAGCGCGGCACGGACTGGTGCCACTTCTCGGCGCGGGTCACCCGCTCCTCGCTGCACCGACGGATCAAGGGCGGCTCCCTTCCGTACGAGGACGAGAAGTTCAGCTACGTCGCGGCCTTCCGCGGTGACGTGGCGACGGTCCCCGCCCGAGTCGTACGCAAACCGCAGATCCGCAAGGGCCTCGTCCAGCTGGAGCTGTGCACGGACGCCGGGGACCTCGTCCGCGAGACGGTGTCCAAGCGCCACGGCGACCTCTACCGCGCGGCACGGGACACGGCGTGGGGCGACGCCTGGCCGCCCGACGCGTAA
- the efeO gene encoding iron uptake system protein EfeO gives MRPVRLSVVTAITAVAALTAVTGCAEKSDAKAGAGGAVEVTADDSSCKVSKTEFPAGHVQFDVENKGSKVTEVYLLFPDDRIVAERENIGPGLKQTLTAEVKAGSYELACKPGMKGHGIRQKVTVTGGTAVKRDPKLDAAVAAYRTYAQEQADETLPKAKAFTDAIRKGDLEAAKKAYAPSRLGWERTEPVAESFGDIDPKTDTRVNDLEKGQKWTGWHRLEKALWQDKKIGATEKALATELDTDLTDWQKRVGTAVITPTSMANGAKELLDEVATGKITGEEDRYSHTDLVDFKGNVEGAQKAYELLKPVASVNQPALTKDLDKQFAALNTLLDGYRTDKTSYDFTSYDKVSEADRKKLSDAVNALAEPLSRLAAAVVTK, from the coding sequence ATGCGACCCGTCCGTCTTTCCGTCGTCACCGCCATCACGGCCGTGGCCGCCCTGACCGCCGTCACGGGCTGCGCCGAGAAGAGCGACGCCAAGGCCGGTGCCGGCGGCGCCGTCGAGGTCACGGCCGACGACTCCTCGTGCAAGGTGTCCAAGACCGAGTTCCCGGCCGGACACGTGCAGTTCGACGTGGAGAACAAGGGCTCCAAGGTCACCGAGGTGTACCTCCTCTTCCCCGACGACCGCATCGTCGCCGAGCGCGAGAACATCGGCCCCGGTCTGAAGCAGACGCTGACGGCCGAGGTGAAGGCCGGTTCGTACGAGCTGGCCTGCAAGCCCGGCATGAAGGGCCACGGCATCCGTCAGAAGGTCACCGTGACCGGCGGCACGGCCGTCAAGCGCGACCCGAAGCTGGACGCCGCCGTCGCCGCGTACCGCACGTACGCGCAGGAGCAGGCCGACGAGACGCTGCCGAAGGCCAAGGCGTTCACCGACGCCATCCGCAAGGGCGACCTGGAGGCGGCCAAGAAGGCGTACGCCCCCTCGCGCCTCGGCTGGGAGCGCACCGAGCCGGTCGCGGAGTCCTTCGGTGACATCGACCCGAAGACCGACACCCGCGTGAACGACCTGGAGAAGGGCCAGAAGTGGACCGGCTGGCACCGGCTGGAGAAGGCGCTCTGGCAGGACAAGAAGATCGGCGCCACCGAGAAGGCCCTCGCCACCGAGCTGGACACCGACCTGACCGACTGGCAGAAGCGGGTCGGCACCGCGGTCATCACCCCGACCTCGATGGCCAACGGCGCCAAGGAACTCCTCGACGAGGTCGCCACCGGGAAGATCACCGGTGAGGAGGACCGCTACAGCCACACCGACCTGGTCGACTTCAAGGGCAACGTCGAGGGCGCACAGAAGGCGTACGAGCTGCTGAAGCCGGTCGCCTCCGTGAACCAGCCCGCGCTGACCAAGGACCTGGACAAGCAGTTCGCCGCGCTGAACACGCTGCTCGACGGCTACCGCACGGACAAGACCTCGTACGACTTCACGTCGTACGACAAGGTCTCCGAGGCGGACCGCAAGAAGCTGTCGGACGCCGTCAACGCGCTCGCCGAGCCGCTGTCGAGGCTCGCCGCGGCCGTGGTCACGAAGTAA
- a CDS encoding acyl-CoA dehydrogenase family protein yields the protein MTVNNTVERETGTAGEAAVRGELVRVLFGDDHRATHGHWRRLLTTGPFRRRAGLTPEEQLGLAYERLRTLDSTLDSAFRLAADPVALANLHEWISPVDTALATVAGIHYNLFLGSLLDHDGDAGRDLSEFADLSRVGTFLCTELAHGNDAAALETTATYDRAADGFLLRTPHAGAQKFMPNTSTAGGPKSGVVAARLLLDGRDLGAFLFLTPLTDATGPLPGVRIRLLPRRMGSVVDHCVTSFGDVFVPRSALLAGPQGRLDGEGVFSSDVANRRRRFLLSIGRVTAGKLSMSACAVGSVRAALAVAVRYGSHRIIAGVRAAERVPVTAHRSHHAPLASALATAYAMTLLHRTVQRTWTDHDESNRAAAERLVAVAKAWITWEARTVIAECRERCGAQGLLENNGLAAFVTGIEGTITAEGDNLAIHAKAAAEMVSGQHPPRPAAAPAGRELTDLAFLRDLLAAVEAVQLGRARARMREAPPGDALGRWNAGATAALKAATAHAQLRAVEAVTEAVAALPPGSAARERLSGLGRLFALERIAGNTGDLLNEGFLEGRHISELPVEVDRLAARIASVAGPLTEAFDLPEEWLADVPIAGAGYLAAYDDPQGPWHRSGTGESK from the coding sequence ATGACGGTGAACAACACCGTGGAGCGGGAGACGGGGACCGCCGGGGAGGCCGCCGTACGGGGCGAACTCGTCCGGGTCCTGTTCGGCGACGACCACCGGGCCACCCACGGCCACTGGCGCAGACTGCTCACCACCGGGCCCTTCCGGCGCCGTGCCGGACTGACGCCCGAGGAACAGCTGGGACTGGCGTACGAGCGGCTGCGCACCCTCGACTCCACGCTGGACAGCGCCTTCCGGCTGGCCGCCGACCCGGTGGCCCTGGCGAACCTGCACGAGTGGATCAGCCCGGTCGACACCGCGCTGGCCACCGTCGCGGGCATCCACTACAACCTCTTCCTCGGCAGCCTGCTGGACCACGACGGCGACGCGGGGCGCGATCTGTCGGAGTTCGCCGACCTGTCGCGGGTCGGGACCTTCCTGTGCACGGAGCTCGCCCACGGCAACGACGCCGCGGCGCTGGAGACGACCGCCACGTACGACCGGGCGGCGGACGGCTTCCTGCTGCGCACGCCGCACGCGGGCGCGCAGAAGTTCATGCCCAACACCAGTACGGCGGGCGGCCCCAAGAGCGGTGTGGTCGCGGCGCGGCTGCTGCTCGACGGCCGGGACCTGGGGGCCTTCCTGTTCCTGACCCCGCTGACCGACGCCACCGGACCGCTGCCCGGCGTACGGATCAGGCTGCTGCCCCGGCGCATGGGCAGCGTCGTCGACCACTGCGTCACCTCCTTCGGCGACGTCTTCGTCCCGCGCTCCGCGCTTCTCGCCGGACCACAGGGCCGCCTCGACGGCGAGGGCGTCTTCAGCAGTGACGTGGCCAACCGGCGCAGGCGGTTCCTGCTGTCGATCGGCCGGGTCACCGCGGGGAAGCTCAGCATGAGCGCCTGCGCGGTGGGCTCCGTACGGGCGGCGCTGGCGGTGGCCGTACGCTACGGCTCGCACCGGATCATCGCCGGGGTACGGGCCGCCGAGCGGGTGCCGGTGACGGCCCATCGCAGCCACCACGCCCCGCTGGCGTCCGCGCTGGCCACCGCGTACGCGATGACGCTGCTGCACCGCACGGTCCAGCGGACCTGGACGGACCACGACGAGAGCAACAGGGCGGCGGCCGAGCGGCTGGTCGCGGTGGCCAAGGCGTGGATCACCTGGGAGGCGCGTACCGTCATCGCCGAATGCCGTGAACGGTGCGGCGCCCAGGGCCTGTTGGAGAACAACGGGCTCGCCGCGTTCGTCACCGGGATCGAGGGGACGATCACCGCCGAGGGCGACAACCTCGCCATCCACGCCAAGGCGGCGGCCGAGATGGTGTCGGGCCAGCACCCGCCGCGCCCGGCGGCGGCCCCCGCGGGACGCGAACTCACCGACCTCGCCTTCCTGCGCGATCTGCTCGCCGCCGTCGAGGCCGTCCAACTCGGCCGGGCCCGCGCGCGGATGCGTGAGGCGCCGCCCGGTGACGCCCTCGGCCGGTGGAACGCGGGCGCCACCGCAGCCCTGAAAGCGGCCACCGCGCACGCCCAGTTGCGGGCCGTCGAGGCGGTGACCGAAGCGGTGGCGGCCCTGCCGCCCGGCTCGGCCGCCCGGGAGCGGCTGTCCGGGCTGGGGCGGCTGTTCGCGCTGGAACGCATCGCGGGCAACACCGGCGATCTGCTGAACGAGGGATTTCTGGAAGGCCGGCACATCAGCGAGCTGCCCGTCGAGGTGGACCGGCTCGCCGCGCGGATCGCCTCGGTGGCGGGGCCGCTGACCGAGGCGTTCGACCTGCCGGAGGAGTGGCTGGCCGATGTGCCCATCGCGGGCGCCGGGTATCTGGCGGCGTACGACGATCCCCAGGGGCCGTGGCACCGGTCCGGTACGGGGGAGTCGAAGTGA
- a CDS encoding beta-ketoacyl-[acyl-carrier-protein] synthase family protein, with amino-acid sequence MSRSPVAITGLGMITPAGNDTEATWRGVCAGRSTARVLPELDGCLIDFACPVTGIDLADAVGGRTAYRMGRFVRLAILAAREAVADAGLSPATWDGSRVAVIIGTSSAGSTGLYEQSLVLERRGPDSTSPLGTLLTIANMPAAEVAIRLRASGPSLAPGTACSSGATALSVARDLLVTEQCDIAVAGATESIIDRLAMTGFARSGAGALRAGEEPDAVSRPFAADRRGLVMGEGAAVMVLERESAARARGAVPRALLAGAGATTDAYHPTSPRPDGAVAVAAAEAALRDAGWDATDVDHVNAHGTSTPLNDATEAGLIARVYPHRPPVTAPKGVLGHCMGAAGAIEAALTVLTIQHGLVPPVANLAAPAPEFGIDCVTKQPRRTRVSRAVSHSFGFGGHNAVLAFRRA; translated from the coding sequence ATGAGTCGCTCTCCCGTCGCCATCACCGGCCTGGGCATGATCACCCCGGCCGGCAACGACACGGAAGCCACCTGGCGGGGGGTGTGCGCGGGCCGCTCCACGGCGCGTGTCCTTCCCGAACTGGACGGCTGTCTCATCGACTTCGCCTGCCCGGTCACCGGAATCGACCTGGCGGACGCCGTCGGCGGCCGTACCGCCTACCGCATGGGGCGCTTCGTCAGACTCGCGATCCTCGCTGCGAGGGAGGCCGTCGCCGACGCCGGTCTCTCCCCGGCGACCTGGGACGGATCGCGGGTGGCCGTGATCATCGGGACCAGCAGCGCCGGTTCGACCGGACTGTACGAGCAGTCGCTCGTCCTGGAGCGGCGCGGCCCCGATTCCACCTCACCGCTGGGCACCCTGCTCACCATCGCCAACATGCCGGCTGCCGAGGTCGCCATCCGGCTGCGGGCGTCCGGGCCGAGCCTGGCGCCCGGCACGGCCTGCTCGTCCGGGGCCACCGCACTCTCCGTGGCCCGTGACCTGCTGGTCACCGAACAGTGCGACATCGCCGTCGCCGGGGCCACCGAATCGATCATCGACCGGCTCGCGATGACCGGTTTCGCCCGGTCGGGGGCCGGGGCGCTGCGAGCGGGCGAGGAACCGGACGCGGTCAGCCGCCCCTTCGCCGCCGACCGGCGCGGGCTGGTCATGGGGGAGGGCGCGGCGGTGATGGTCCTGGAACGCGAATCCGCCGCACGGGCCCGGGGCGCCGTGCCGCGGGCGCTGCTGGCCGGGGCCGGTGCCACCACCGATGCGTACCACCCCACCAGCCCGCGCCCGGACGGTGCCGTCGCCGTGGCCGCTGCCGAGGCGGCGCTGCGGGACGCGGGCTGGGACGCCACGGACGTCGATCACGTCAACGCCCACGGCACCTCGACCCCGCTCAACGACGCCACCGAGGCCGGGCTGATCGCCCGGGTCTATCCGCACCGGCCTCCGGTGACCGCGCCCAAGGGTGTGCTGGGTCACTGCATGGGGGCGGCGGGCGCCATCGAAGCCGCCCTGACCGTCCTGACCATCCAGCACGGGCTCGTGCCGCCGGTCGCCAACCTGGCGGCCCCGGCGCCGGAGTTCGGCATCGACTGCGTCACCAAACAGCCCCGCCGTACGCGGGTGTCGCGCGCGGTCAGCCACTCGTTCGGATTCGGCGGGCACAACGCGGTGCTCGCCTTCCGGAGGGCGTAG
- a CDS encoding bifunctional DNA primase/polymerase, with translation MGTESGRDRGTASRMSQWLRRRPKESPDDHHLRETLLLAAAAAGLPLSPAAHPIGYRCSCDRVGCPTPARHPLSFAWQTQSTTDRAQVERWVRNQPDANFITATGMVLDVLDVPLDAGRSALERLLAEGIEVGPVAQSGSDRMLFFTATRGTPEDEDEWWPCELDCHPETMDEHPGLRWHCRGSYVLVPPARLPGEASVDWVRGLEHPLPDPLTLLETLTDACARFADEDDQDAHAVAWPLGR, from the coding sequence ATGGGAACAGAGTCCGGCCGGGATCGCGGCACAGCGAGCAGGATGTCCCAGTGGCTGCGCCGCCGTCCCAAGGAGTCCCCCGACGACCACCACCTCCGCGAGACGCTTCTGCTCGCTGCCGCCGCAGCCGGACTGCCGCTCTCGCCCGCCGCCCACCCCATCGGTTACCGGTGTTCCTGCGACCGCGTGGGCTGTCCCACCCCGGCCAGGCACCCCCTCTCCTTCGCCTGGCAGACGCAGTCGACCACCGACCGCGCCCAGGTCGAGCGCTGGGTCCGCAACCAGCCCGATGCGAACTTCATCACCGCGACCGGCATGGTCCTCGACGTACTCGACGTCCCGCTCGACGCGGGACGCAGTGCTTTGGAGCGGCTGCTGGCCGAGGGCATCGAAGTGGGGCCCGTCGCCCAGTCGGGCAGCGACCGGATGCTCTTCTTCACCGCCACCCGTGGCACGCCCGAGGACGAGGACGAGTGGTGGCCGTGCGAGCTGGACTGCCACCCCGAGACGATGGACGAGCACCCGGGGCTGCGCTGGCACTGCCGCGGCAGCTACGTGCTCGTACCGCCCGCCCGGCTGCCCGGTGAGGCGAGCGTGGACTGGGTCCGTGGGCTCGAACATCCGCTGCCGGACCCGCTGACCCTCCTGGAGACGCTCACCGACGCCTGCGCGCGCTTCGCGGACGAGGACGATCAGGACGCGCACGCGGTGGCCTGGCCGCTCGGCCGCTGA
- a CDS encoding TetR/AcrR family transcriptional regulator, translating into MADSPTPAQPPSAQPTPVQPSPAQPSSAAPSADPVSRKAPNANRRSERSRRAILDAALALVGEVGYDRLTIEAIAARAGVGKQTIYRWWPSRAAVLLDASTALFEDAAAEGEWTGFPDTGDVAADLKHVLRLTVDQFTDEKYEAPTRALTAAGATDPELGRKFTRELLEPSLALYEERLRAAVLAGQVDPGVDIRVAVEMLVGPLTHRWLLRTAPLTHAFADTCVDQVLRGIGARPDSP; encoded by the coding sequence ATGGCCGATTCCCCGACCCCCGCGCAGCCGCCCTCCGCGCAGCCGACTCCCGTACAGCCTTCACCTGCGCAGCCGTCCTCCGCGGCACCGTCCGCCGACCCGGTGTCCCGCAAGGCGCCGAACGCCAACCGCCGCAGCGAGCGCTCGCGCCGCGCGATCCTCGACGCGGCGCTCGCCCTGGTCGGTGAGGTCGGCTACGACAGGCTGACGATCGAGGCCATCGCCGCCCGCGCGGGGGTCGGCAAGCAGACGATCTACCGCTGGTGGCCGTCGAGGGCGGCCGTACTGCTCGACGCCTCCACCGCGCTCTTCGAGGACGCGGCGGCCGAGGGCGAGTGGACCGGCTTCCCCGACACCGGGGACGTCGCCGCCGATCTGAAGCACGTGCTGCGGCTCACCGTCGACCAGTTCACCGACGAGAAGTACGAGGCGCCCACCCGCGCGCTGACCGCGGCGGGCGCCACCGATCCGGAACTCGGCCGGAAGTTCACCCGCGAACTGCTCGAACCCTCCCTCGCGCTGTACGAGGAGCGGCTGCGGGCCGCTGTCCTGGCCGGGCAGGTCGACCCGGGCGTGGACATCCGGGTGGCCGTGGAGATGCTGGTGGGACCGCTCACCCACCGCTGGCTCCTGCGCACCGCCCCGCTCACCCATGCCTTCGCGGACACCTGCGTGGACCAGGTCCTGCGCGGAATCGGTGCCCGTCCCGACAGCCCCTGA
- the efeU gene encoding iron uptake transporter permease EfeU → MFGNYLIGLREGLEASLVVCILIAYLVKTERRDALRPIWIGISTAIVVALAFGFALEFGSQELTFKAQEALGGSLSIVAVALVTWMVFWMRRTARHLKSELHGKLDSALRMGTGALVATAFLAVGREGLETALFIWSSVHTSTNGSQEPMIGALLGILTAVVLGWLFYRGAVRINLSKFFTWTGGMLVIVAAGVLAYGVHDLQEADFLPGIGSLAFDISSAVPPDSWYGTLLKGVFNFQPDPTVVQATVWVLYLVPTLAFFFAPVGFAKSVGSREQKATHEQAGAADGGSRDGGSDVADGERVHDGARGAGSRTVSDEG, encoded by the coding sequence GTGTTCGGCAACTATCTGATCGGTCTGCGCGAGGGGCTCGAAGCGAGCCTGGTCGTGTGCATTCTCATCGCCTACCTCGTCAAGACGGAGCGGCGTGACGCGCTGCGGCCCATCTGGATCGGTATCTCCACCGCGATCGTGGTGGCGCTCGCGTTCGGCTTCGCGCTCGAATTCGGCTCGCAGGAGCTGACGTTCAAGGCTCAGGAAGCGCTCGGCGGTTCGCTGTCGATCGTCGCGGTCGCGCTCGTGACCTGGATGGTCTTCTGGATGCGGCGCACCGCGCGCCACCTCAAGTCCGAACTCCACGGCAAGCTGGACTCCGCGCTGCGGATGGGTACGGGCGCGCTCGTCGCGACCGCCTTCCTCGCCGTGGGCCGGGAGGGCCTGGAGACCGCGCTGTTCATCTGGTCCTCGGTGCACACCTCGACCAACGGCAGCCAGGAGCCGATGATCGGCGCGCTGCTCGGCATCCTCACGGCGGTCGTCCTCGGCTGGCTGTTCTACCGGGGTGCGGTCCGGATCAACCTGTCGAAGTTCTTCACCTGGACCGGCGGGATGCTGGTGATCGTGGCCGCGGGCGTGCTCGCGTACGGCGTCCACGACCTCCAGGAGGCCGACTTCCTCCCCGGCATCGGGAGCCTCGCGTTCGACATCAGCTCGGCCGTTCCGCCGGACAGCTGGTACGGCACGCTGCTGAAGGGCGTGTTCAACTTCCAGCCGGACCCGACCGTGGTCCAGGCAACGGTATGGGTGCTCTACCTGGTCCCCACGCTCGCATTTTTCTTCGCCCCGGTAGGGTTCGCGAAGTCGGTGGGGTCGAGGGAGCAGAAGGCAACTCATGAGCAGGCTGGGGCGGCTGACGGCGGTTCTCGCGACGGTGGCAGTGATGTCGCTGACGGCGAGCGGGTGCATGACGGTGCACGGGGAGCTGGAAGTCGTACCGTCAGCGACGAAGGCTGA
- the ddaH gene encoding dimethylargininase, which produces MHSARAPQSGPWAATGCAPAAHVRREEPSLPRDARPRRYLMCPPAHFRVTYSINPWMDPSKPVDLPLALAQWEDLRDRYRSLGHTVELLDPRPELPDMVFAANGATVVDDRVLGARFAHAERAGEAEAHLAWFHAHGFTDIHLPAHVNEGEGDFAVTASFVLAGRGFRSSPLSHDEAQEFFGRPVIGLDLVDPRYYHLDTALSVLDDTADEIMYYPDAFSPGSRSVLARLFPDALIATPEDAGALGLNAVSDGRHVLLPQAAVGLFGPLRARGFEPLGMDLGELLKGGGSVKCCTQELRP; this is translated from the coding sequence GTGCACAGCGCGCGGGCCCCGCAGAGCGGACCATGGGCAGCAACCGGCTGCGCACCCGCAGCCCATGTCCGCCGTGAGGAGCCCTCATTGCCTCGTGACGCCCGACCCCGGCGCTATCTGATGTGCCCACCGGCACACTTCAGGGTGACGTACTCCATCAACCCGTGGATGGACCCTTCGAAACCGGTCGACCTGCCGCTCGCCCTCGCCCAGTGGGAGGACCTGCGGGACCGCTACCGCTCGCTCGGCCATACCGTCGAGCTGCTCGATCCCCGCCCCGAGCTGCCCGACATGGTCTTCGCCGCCAACGGCGCCACCGTGGTCGACGACCGGGTGCTCGGCGCCCGCTTCGCCCATGCCGAACGGGCCGGGGAGGCCGAGGCGCATCTGGCGTGGTTCCACGCGCACGGCTTCACGGACATCCACCTGCCCGCCCATGTCAACGAGGGCGAGGGGGACTTCGCCGTCACCGCGTCCTTCGTGCTCGCCGGACGGGGCTTCCGCTCCAGCCCGCTGTCGCACGACGAGGCCCAGGAGTTCTTCGGCCGCCCGGTGATCGGCCTCGATCTCGTCGACCCCCGCTACTACCACCTGGACACCGCGCTGAGCGTCCTGGACGACACGGCCGACGAGATCATGTACTACCCGGACGCCTTCTCCCCCGGCAGCCGCTCCGTACTGGCCAGACTCTTCCCCGACGCGCTGATCGCCACCCCGGAGGACGCCGGGGCGCTGGGTCTCAACGCGGTGAGCGACGGCCGCCATGTGCTGCTGCCGCAGGCCGCTGTCGGGCTGTTCGGGCCGCTGCGGGCGCGCGGGTTCGAGCCGCTGGGGATGGATCTGGGCGAGCTGCTCAAGGGCGGCGGCAGCGTCAAGTGCTGTACGCAGGAGCTGCGTCCGTAG